In the genome of Flavivirga spongiicola, one region contains:
- a CDS encoding fibronectin type III domain-containing protein, producing MKTIIKQGLLVSMLIFSNVMLFGQELYTENSAVSTVNESNSLGSLSSSHGNPTVSISNESDTGSYSFFLENTNNQTYARHGLDIAVQSGVDIRVIIKFKTENEAGTGYGNGFVWIEEGIPTNTWAPSSQTGWQIFDEVVTPNASSIKLTFGTTQTATTIDKIWVDEVSVMTVDNQVPTSPTLSSVAQTDTTVDLSWTAATDNIAVTGYKVYKDAVLETTLGSVLTYQVTGLTAATAYNFTVTALDAAGNESVVSNTMAITTNSTSNNIFLEGNAANLNNDADSIGSCTGVGVDITSEGNGDGTFKIRATANTTGTGRLVFYFPASTTGPHELRWTASESTGADGRTAQGRNSDGFGTYVSFTPNPAPSFNTTPTEYVSTLTNLDGTGFSVEFFMYSMTVGDYIDIDNISIIPITDSEAPSAPTLSSTLQTDTMAGLSWTTATDNIAVTGYKVYKDAVLETTLGNVLSYQVTGLTAATAYNFTVTALDAAGNESVVSNSVSVNTDTVSGGVLVSSQIASSYADAEENLNDNSIDISSSDLELFNEPSFNQEIGLHFANLSIPAGANISNAYIQFTVDEVTTGVVSLNIYAEASNTPQIWSSTNGDITSRTKTTAFVQWSPPDWNTVDENEIAQQTPNLSAIIQEVVNRSGYTSSDAINIIVSGNSGGRRTARSYDGSSTQSPKLFVTYNTSGDTQSPTAPTLSSTLQTDTTVDLSWTAATDNVAVTGYKVYKDAVLETTLGNVLSYQVTRLTAATAYNFTVTALDTAGNESVASNTLPITTNVSSGGGSGNWTLNNQDVYYNTGNVGIGTETPDEKLAVNGNIHAKEIRVDLNDWPDYVFTKEYDLPTLKQVAEYIKSNGHLPNIPSAKEVEESGIQLGEMNAKLLEKIEELTLYTLQLQKLIDNQSKRIKHIQQKQKNRQ from the coding sequence ATGAAAACAATTATAAAACAGGGTCTTTTAGTTTCGATGTTAATTTTTAGCAATGTTATGCTGTTTGGGCAGGAGCTATACACTGAAAACTCTGCTGTATCAACAGTAAACGAGTCAAATAGTTTGGGGTCTTTATCTTCATCTCATGGTAACCCAACGGTAAGCATTTCCAATGAATCGGATACAGGTAGCTACTCCTTTTTTCTTGAAAACACCAATAATCAAACCTATGCAAGGCACGGGTTGGATATAGCTGTACAAAGTGGTGTAGACATTAGGGTGATTATAAAATTTAAAACAGAAAATGAAGCTGGAACTGGTTATGGTAATGGATTTGTTTGGATTGAAGAAGGAATACCAACTAATACATGGGCACCTTCATCTCAAACAGGCTGGCAAATATTTGATGAGGTAGTAACACCAAATGCCTCTTCCATAAAGTTAACATTTGGCACCACTCAAACTGCCACCACTATTGATAAAATTTGGGTAGATGAGGTTTCTGTTATGACGGTAGACAATCAGGTTCCCACCTCACCAACACTTTCTAGTGTAGCTCAAACAGATACCACGGTAGATTTAAGTTGGACAGCAGCGACAGATAATATAGCCGTTACTGGATACAAAGTTTATAAAGATGCGGTTTTGGAAACCACTTTAGGTAGTGTTTTAACCTATCAAGTAACAGGACTAACAGCAGCTACAGCTTATAATTTTACAGTGACTGCTTTAGATGCTGCAGGGAATGAGAGTGTGGTTAGCAATACGATGGCTATAACAACCAATAGCACAAGTAATAATATTTTTTTAGAAGGCAATGCAGCTAATTTAAATAATGATGCAGATTCTATAGGAAGTTGTACAGGAGTAGGTGTTGACATAACGAGTGAAGGTAATGGAGATGGAACATTTAAAATTAGAGCAACTGCCAATACTACTGGAACAGGGAGACTAGTTTTTTATTTTCCAGCAAGCACAACAGGGCCTCATGAACTAAGATGGACAGCTTCAGAAAGTACTGGGGCAGATGGTAGAACAGCTCAAGGAAGAAACAGTGATGGCTTTGGGACTTATGTGAGTTTTACACCAAACCCGGCTCCTTCTTTTAATACTACTCCCACAGAATATGTTTCTACTTTAACAAATTTAGATGGTACAGGGTTCTCTGTAGAGTTTTTTATGTATAGTATGACCGTAGGGGATTATATAGATATTGATAATATTTCAATAATTCCAATAACAGATTCGGAAGCTCCTTCTGCACCAACATTATCGAGTACATTACAAACAGATACCATGGCAGGTTTAAGCTGGACGACAGCGACGGACAATATAGCGGTTACAGGGTACAAAGTTTATAAAGATGCGGTGTTGGAAACCACCTTAGGAAATGTGTTGAGTTATCAAGTAACGGGACTTACAGCAGCAACCGCCTATAATTTCACGGTCACAGCTTTAGATGCCGCAGGCAATGAAAGTGTGGTTAGTAATTCAGTATCGGTTAATACTGATACTGTTTCGGGGGGTGTTCTAGTATCCTCTCAAATAGCATCCAGTTATGCTGATGCTGAAGAAAATCTTAACGATAATAGTATAGATATTAGTAGTAGCGATTTAGAGCTTTTTAACGAGCCTTCTTTCAATCAAGAGATAGGTTTACACTTTGCAAACCTTAGTATCCCCGCTGGAGCAAATATTTCGAATGCCTATATTCAATTTACTGTAGATGAAGTCACAACAGGAGTCGTAAGCCTTAACATTTATGCAGAAGCATCTAATACCCCCCAAATTTGGTCAAGTACTAATGGGGATATTACGAGCAGAACAAAAACCACAGCATTTGTACAGTGGTCTCCACCAGATTGGAATACTGTTGATGAAAATGAAATCGCTCAGCAAACCCCAAATCTATCAGCTATTATTCAGGAAGTTGTGAATAGATCTGGCTATACTAGTAGCGATGCCATCAATATTATAGTTTCTGGAAACTCTGGTGGAAGACGAACAGCAAGAAGCTATGACGGAAGCTCTACGCAATCACCAAAACTCTTTGTTACTTATAATACATCGGGAGACACCCAATCCCCAACAGCGCCAACACTATCCAGTACATTACAAACCGATACCACAGTAGATTTAAGTTGGACAGCAGCAACTGACAATGTAGCCGTTACAGGATATAAAGTTTATAAAGATGCGGTATTAGAAACCACGTTAGGTAATGTTCTAAGTTATCAAGTAACAAGATTAACAGCAGCAACCGCTTATAACTTTACAGTGACTGCTTTAGATACAGCAGGAAATGAAAGTGTGGCTAGTAATACCTTACCTATTACTACCAATGTGTCTTCTGGAGGAGGCTCAGGTAATTGGACTTTAAATAATCAGGATGTCTATTACAATACGGGTAACGTAGGTATTGGCACAGAAACCCCCGATGAAAAACTCGCGGTTAACGGTAATATTCATGCGAAAGAGATACGAGTTGATTTAAACGACTGGCCAGATTACGTATTTACAAAAGAATATGACTTACCCACACTTAAACAAGTAGCAGAATATATTAAAAGTAATGGACATTTACCTAATATCCCATCAGCCAAAGAAGTAGAGGAAAGTGGTATTCAGTTAGGAGAAATGAATGCCAAGCTCCTTGAAAAAATTGAAGAATTAACACTTTATACGCTACAGCTCCAAAAGCTTATAGACAATCAATCAAAAAGGATTAAACATATTCAACAAAAACAAAAAAACAGACAATAA
- a CDS encoding fibronectin type III domain-containing protein, translated as MMITFKKIILLSFLMITGNMIAQSFQDWNRKQAITINSNQIGGATNLTDFPFLVTLDHLNGEIVDGGSNSALNGGGDLRFSSDAAGSNRLAIEVVEFITDATSSNRKCQVWVKIPSLSATADTTIYVWYNKTGETQPAATDTYGSQAVWTNYNFVSHDCITDSSGNKVINQTVAADTADSVFDGTTANFNGTDDRHTIDISDWNLAAGQTITFWANYDNTSSYQRMINLINSTGVVQIMKGDQSLPEDIIFFSSTNIATDGVNGDSRKADLAAQNQWVYIRASTIDLNSGRNYKVNNIDHSTVLPSVHNWTPSTNDNVMTIGARGDNTNHFQGKIASLMISPLQLSDDYAASTYNNQNTPATFATAGAPQAASPSDNQAPTASTLSSSAQTDTTVDLSWTAATDNIAVTGYKVYKDAVLETTLGNVLTYQVTGLTASTAYNFTVTALDAAGNESVVSNTLNITTNNASSFDPDYQAILDEATTQGYTLPSSSDQIIQNAKVVSAKASGVWNLADYILVFTETSSKEFKMINWKNPTQKAIPYQGSSVVSDLVPLLDSSTGLSSNGTRYLSLYNPSQGGVNYTLNNAGIYVNVVTAPSNYFVTAANLGTTNGSLRILQENVSSDQILNGSSVIQDMSGTGLKGISRNSSTNIIFSNDTTTNTVSNGSTSINNNSLSLWGAQWATDESWNRGDAKIGYVIIGADMSANLTDIKTAFDVTSNNDTQSPTAPTLSSTSQTNTTVDLSWTAATDNIAVTGYKVYKDAVLETTLGNVLTYQVTGLTAATAYNFTVTALDAAGNESVVSNTESITTNAVSGGGSGNWTLNNQDVYYNTGNVGIGTNTPDEKLAVNGNIHAKEIRVDLNDWPDYVFTKDHDLLTLKQVKNYIKSKGHLPNIPSAKEVEENGVKLGEMNVKLLEKIEELTLYILHLKNTLDLQKEQIKNLERN; from the coding sequence ATGATGATTACGTTTAAAAAGATAATTCTTTTAAGTTTTTTAATGATTACAGGCAATATGATAGCTCAGTCATTTCAAGACTGGAATAGAAAGCAGGCTATTACAATTAATAGTAATCAGATAGGAGGAGCTACTAATTTAACAGATTTTCCATTTTTAGTAACTCTTGACCATTTAAATGGTGAAATTGTAGATGGTGGTTCAAATTCGGCTCTTAACGGTGGTGGTGATTTACGCTTTTCCAGTGACGCAGCCGGTAGTAATCGCTTAGCAATTGAAGTGGTAGAATTTATAACCGATGCAACGTCTTCAAACAGAAAATGTCAGGTCTGGGTAAAAATACCAAGTCTTTCTGCAACAGCAGATACCACTATATATGTATGGTATAATAAAACAGGAGAAACACAACCAGCGGCAACAGATACTTATGGAAGTCAAGCCGTTTGGACCAATTACAATTTTGTGAGTCATGATTGTATAACAGATTCTTCAGGAAACAAAGTAATAAATCAAACTGTTGCTGCCGATACTGCCGATAGTGTTTTTGATGGTACAACAGCTAATTTTAATGGTACAGATGACAGGCATACCATAGATATTTCGGACTGGAATTTGGCTGCCGGTCAAACCATTACATTTTGGGCAAATTATGATAATACCAGTTCATATCAGAGAATGATTAATCTTATAAATAGCACTGGAGTAGTTCAAATAATGAAAGGGGATCAGTCTTTACCAGAGGATATAATATTCTTTAGTTCAACAAATATTGCTACTGATGGTGTTAATGGTGATTCAAGAAAAGCTGATTTAGCGGCTCAAAACCAATGGGTCTATATTAGAGCAAGTACTATTGATTTGAATTCAGGTAGAAACTATAAAGTCAATAATATAGATCATTCTACCGTTTTGCCGAGTGTTCATAATTGGACACCAAGTACTAACGACAATGTTATGACCATTGGTGCCAGGGGAGACAATACTAATCATTTTCAAGGAAAAATAGCTTCCTTAATGATAAGCCCGTTACAACTTAGTGACGATTACGCGGCTAGTACTTATAATAATCAAAATACCCCAGCAACTTTTGCCACGGCTGGAGCTCCGCAAGCAGCATCGCCGAGTGATAATCAAGCTCCAACGGCCTCCACATTATCTAGCTCAGCACAAACCGATACCACAGTCGATTTAAGTTGGACGGCAGCTACAGATAATATAGCTGTTACCGGATACAAAGTTTATAAAGATGCAGTATTAGAAACTACTTTAGGCAATGTATTAACTTATCAAGTAACAGGACTTACAGCATCAACCGCTTATAATTTTACAGTAACCGCTTTAGATGCCGCAGGGAATGAAAGTGTGGTTAGTAATACATTAAACATTACTACAAATAATGCTTCTTCTTTTGACCCTGATTATCAAGCTATATTAGATGAGGCAACAACACAAGGTTATACATTGCCTAGCTCTAGTGACCAAATCATACAAAATGCTAAAGTGGTTTCAGCAAAAGCCAGTGGCGTATGGAATTTGGCTGATTACATTTTAGTATTTACAGAAACAAGCTCTAAAGAGTTTAAAATGATTAATTGGAAAAACCCAACGCAAAAAGCAATACCCTACCAAGGTAGTTCGGTAGTATCAGACTTAGTTCCTTTATTAGACAGCAGCACCGGGTTGTCTTCAAATGGAACTAGGTATTTGTCTTTATATAATCCGTCACAAGGCGGGGTTAACTATACTTTGAATAATGCTGGTATTTATGTAAATGTAGTTACAGCTCCATCTAATTATTTTGTTACAGCAGCAAATTTAGGAACTACAAATGGTTCATTAAGAATATTGCAGGAAAATGTTTCGTCTGATCAAATATTAAATGGAAGTTCAGTTATTCAAGATATGTCAGGAACTGGATTAAAAGGAATTAGCAGAAACTCATCAACAAATATCATATTTTCTAATGATACAACAACCAATACTGTTTCTAATGGATCTACTTCTATTAATAATAATAGTCTCTCACTATGGGGAGCACAATGGGCGACTGATGAAAGTTGGAATCGAGGTGATGCCAAAATAGGTTATGTTATTATAGGAGCAGATATGTCTGCTAACTTAACAGATATAAAAACAGCCTTTGATGTTACGTCAAATAATGACACTCAGTCTCCAACCGCACCAACATTATCCAGTACCTCACAAACCAATACTACCGTTGATTTAAGCTGGACAGCAGCCACAGACAATATAGCAGTTACAGGGTACAAAGTATACAAAGATGCAGTATTAGAAACGACTTTAGGCAATGTTTTAACTTATCAAGTAACAGGACTTACAGCAGCAACCGCTTATAATTTTACGGTCACCGCATTAGATGCAGCTGGAAATGAAAGTGTGGTTAGCAATACAGAGAGCATAACTACAAATGCAGTATCTGGAGGAGGTTCAGGAAACTGGACTTTGAACAACCAAGATGTCTACTACAATACAGGTAATGTGGGTATCGGTACCAATACACCAGATGAAAAACTAGCAGTTAATGGTAATATTCATGCCAAAGAAATCCGGGTTGATTTGAATGACTGGCCAGATTATGTGTTTACTAAAGATCATGATCTGCTTACGCTTAAGCAAGTAAAGAATTACATTAAAAGTAAAGGGCATTTACCCAATATTCCATCTGCTAAAGAAGTGGAAGAAAATGGAGTGAAATTAGGAGAAATGAATGTGAAGCTCCTTGAAAAAATTGAAGAGTTGACACTTTATATTTTACATCTGAAAAACACACTAGACCTTCAAAAAGAACAAATTAAAAATCTAGAAAGAAACTAG